A genomic window from Brevibacillus agri includes:
- a CDS encoding ABC transporter ATP-binding protein: MAKSDVLLSVQDLAVYFYSSGVVKAVNGVSFDLKQGETIGIVGESGSGKSVTSTAILGLIPSPPGKIERGSILFEGKELTKLSQAEMRKIRGNEISMIFQDPMTSLNPVFTVGNQIMEVIRLHQQLDKKAARERAIEMLKLVGIPEPEKRLEQYPHEFSGGMRQRVMIAIALACNPKLLIADEPTTALDVTVQAQILDLMKKLQDDLQTSIIMITHDLGVVWESCQKVLVMYAGNTVEYATVEDLYQNPLHPYTWGLLDSQIKSDTAGKLPSIPGNPPDLREDIAGCYFAPRCPYAKDKCLSERPPLVEAGPNHLVACHFQTADERLERKGGAAHE; encoded by the coding sequence TTGGCAAAGTCAGATGTACTACTCAGCGTGCAAGATTTGGCCGTTTATTTTTATTCGTCCGGGGTCGTGAAGGCGGTAAACGGTGTGAGCTTTGACTTGAAGCAGGGGGAGACGATCGGGATTGTCGGAGAATCAGGCTCAGGCAAGAGCGTCACCTCGACCGCCATTCTCGGGCTGATTCCGTCTCCCCCTGGAAAAATCGAACGAGGCAGCATTTTGTTTGAGGGGAAAGAGTTGACGAAGCTTTCTCAGGCGGAAATGCGGAAGATTCGCGGAAATGAAATTTCGATGATTTTTCAGGACCCGATGACCTCCCTCAACCCGGTTTTTACCGTGGGGAATCAGATTATGGAAGTGATTCGCCTGCACCAGCAGCTCGACAAAAAAGCCGCCCGTGAGCGCGCCATCGAGATGCTGAAGCTGGTCGGGATCCCGGAGCCGGAAAAGCGTCTGGAGCAGTACCCGCACGAGTTTTCCGGAGGGATGCGCCAGCGCGTCATGATCGCGATTGCGCTGGCCTGCAATCCGAAGCTGTTGATTGCGGACGAGCCGACAACCGCTTTGGACGTGACGGTACAAGCGCAAATTTTGGATTTGATGAAAAAGCTGCAAGACGATTTGCAAACCTCGATCATCATGATTACGCATGACCTGGGCGTCGTGTGGGAGAGCTGCCAAAAAGTTCTCGTCATGTACGCCGGAAACACCGTGGAATACGCGACGGTGGAAGATTTGTACCAAAATCCGCTTCATCCTTATACGTGGGGATTGCTCGATTCGCAAATCAAGTCAGACACCGCAGGCAAGCTGCCATCTATTCCGGGCAATCCTCCTGATCTGCGCGAAGATATCGCGGGCTGCTATTTTGCTCCCCGCTGTCCATATGCCAAAGACAAATGCTTGAGCGAAAGACCGCCGCTGGTAGAAGCAGGCCCGAACCATTTGGTGGCGTGCCATTTCCAGACAGCAGACGAACGTCTCGAACGGAAGGGGGGAGCCGCACATGAGTGA
- a CDS encoding ABC transporter ATP-binding protein, translating into MSEAIIQINQLKKYFPVKDQSLFAKSSKVVKAVDDVSFEVRRGETLGIVGESGCGKSTLARLVMQLIRPTEGSVILNGQDLAKLSDKEMKKARKSIQMIFQNPYASLDPRKTVEQLIMEPLVIHQVGTHQERVKKVKELLAVVGLSDYHATRYPHEFSGGQRQRINIARALALNPEVVICDESVSALDVSIQAQVINLLKELQASFNLTYIFISHDLNVVRYISDRIAVMYLGRVVEMGTYEEIYHNAQHPYTRALLSAVPKESPLVKKERVILTGDVPSPMNPPSGCHFHKRCPYATDRCQTEAPALTLYEEQHMVSCHLLGNLS; encoded by the coding sequence ATGAGTGAGGCGATTATCCAGATCAACCAGTTGAAAAAGTATTTTCCCGTGAAGGACCAGTCGCTGTTCGCCAAGTCTTCCAAGGTCGTCAAGGCGGTCGATGACGTCAGCTTCGAGGTCAGACGGGGAGAGACGCTCGGCATCGTCGGCGAATCCGGGTGCGGCAAGTCGACGCTGGCCCGGCTGGTGATGCAGTTGATTCGCCCGACAGAAGGCTCGGTCATCTTAAACGGCCAGGATTTGGCCAAGCTGTCGGACAAGGAAATGAAAAAGGCGCGCAAGTCGATCCAGATGATTTTCCAAAACCCGTACGCGTCGCTCGATCCGCGCAAAACGGTCGAACAGCTCATCATGGAGCCGCTCGTCATCCACCAGGTCGGGACCCACCAGGAGCGGGTGAAAAAGGTGAAGGAGCTGCTCGCCGTCGTCGGCCTGTCTGACTACCATGCGACTCGTTATCCGCATGAGTTTTCCGGGGGACAACGACAGCGGATCAACATCGCGAGAGCGCTGGCGCTCAATCCCGAAGTCGTCATTTGCGACGAATCCGTCTCCGCTCTCGACGTTTCGATTCAGGCGCAGGTCATCAACCTGCTCAAAGAGCTACAGGCGAGCTTCAACCTCACCTACATTTTCATCTCCCACGACCTGAACGTCGTGCGCTACATCAGCGACCGGATTGCAGTCATGTACTTGGGCCGCGTGGTCGAGATGGGAACGTACGAGGAGATTTACCACAACGCGCAGCATCCGTACACGCGCGCCTTGCTGTCCGCCGTGCCGAAGGAAAGCCCCTTGGTGAAAAAGGAGCGGGTCATCCTGACGGGGGACGTGCCAAGCCCGATGAATCCGCCGTCCGGCTGCCATTTTCACAAGCGCTGCCCGTATGCGACCGACCGCTGCCAGACAGAAGCGCCTGCCCTCACGCTGTACGAAGAGCAGCATATGGTTTCTTGTCATCTTTTAGGAAATCTATCATAA
- a CDS encoding DUF1177 domain-containing protein, with protein MSFKHVIEMYDLMDSAYVTGDDLKRYFEQRGFRDVEMSTVHGQKGKTDFVKVLIKGKNGKSSGGTAPTLGVIGRLGGIGARPEQIGFVSDGDGALACMAAAAKLAEMQQRGDVLAGDILLTTHICPDAPTLPHDPVPFMNSPVDMQIMNANEVAAEMDAILSIDTTKGNMILNHTGYAITPTVKEGYILRISNDLLEVMKQTSGNMPVTLPITVQDITPYGNNLHHINSIMQPCVVTDSPVVGIALTTQVPVAGCATGATHLVHVEQVVRFVIEVAKLFGVGKCAFYDEAEFARLTSLYGSMKHLLTLDGKVSGS; from the coding sequence ATGTCTTTCAAGCATGTAATCGAGATGTACGATCTCATGGATAGCGCTTACGTTACAGGAGACGACCTGAAGCGGTATTTTGAGCAAAGAGGTTTTCGCGACGTAGAAATGTCTACGGTCCATGGACAAAAAGGAAAAACCGACTTCGTCAAAGTATTGATAAAAGGAAAGAACGGCAAAAGCAGCGGCGGCACAGCGCCGACACTGGGCGTCATTGGCCGCCTGGGCGGGATCGGTGCGCGTCCCGAGCAAATCGGCTTCGTATCCGATGGCGACGGCGCTCTCGCGTGCATGGCGGCAGCGGCCAAGCTGGCGGAGATGCAGCAGCGCGGGGACGTTTTGGCGGGCGATATCCTGCTCACCACGCACATTTGCCCGGATGCGCCGACATTGCCGCACGACCCTGTGCCGTTCATGAACTCTCCTGTCGACATGCAAATCATGAATGCGAACGAAGTGGCGGCGGAGATGGACGCGATTTTGTCCATCGACACGACAAAAGGAAACATGATTCTCAACCATACAGGCTATGCCATTACCCCGACGGTCAAGGAAGGGTACATCTTGCGCATCAGCAACGATCTGTTGGAAGTGATGAAGCAGACGTCCGGCAACATGCCCGTGACGCTGCCGATCACGGTGCAGGACATTACACCGTACGGCAACAATCTGCATCATATCAACAGCATCATGCAGCCGTGCGTGGTCACGGACAGCCCGGTTGTCGGCATCGCGCTGACGACGCAGGTGCCAGTGGCAGGCTGCGCGACAGGAGCGACTCATCTCGTGCACGTCGAGCAGGTGGTGCGCTTCGTGATCGAGGTAGCCAAGCTGTTTGGCGTTGGCAAATGCGCGTTTTACGACGAAGCCGAGTTTGCGCGCCTGACGTCGCTGTACGGCTCGATGAAGCATCTGCTCACATTGGATGGCAAGGTGAGCGGATCATGA
- a CDS encoding M20 family metallopeptidase, producing MSAAIKALKDQVIAAVEENKEELIELCCRLIQFPSENPPGDSGPISRYITEYLERFGIATDWHEAGPNMYNLISRIGNRESGKKLIYCGHTDVVPAGDLSKWEFAPFSGEVKDGWILGRGASDMKGGLAGLIFAATILQRLGIELPGQLILAIVPDEETGGALGVPWILERKLVEGDGCLIAEPSSPHNPTLGQKGSCWFQLTVKGKPAHGSLGPIAGKNAIMDAIRAIERIRTVWDYPVVIPDEVKELVKVSKEYMLGTEREPYQDVLERVSCNIGTIEGGTKANVVPDTCTVEVDCRLPFGVTRAEVMGYITSQLDELDIDYEIVPMGTQSHANYTSPDDPVCRAIVDNITYVTGEHAFGVQQWASSDARHFRAYDIPVLQYGPAYLPSIHNFNEKVLVEDVIRCAKVYVAAAIDFLYEQN from the coding sequence ATGAGCGCTGCGATCAAAGCGTTAAAAGACCAGGTCATCGCCGCTGTCGAAGAGAACAAGGAAGAGCTGATCGAGCTGTGCTGCCGCCTGATTCAGTTCCCGAGCGAAAACCCGCCGGGCGACTCTGGCCCGATCAGCCGCTATATTACCGAATATCTGGAGCGTTTTGGCATCGCGACAGACTGGCACGAAGCAGGGCCGAACATGTACAACCTCATTTCCCGAATCGGCAATCGGGAGAGCGGCAAAAAGCTGATCTACTGCGGGCATACCGACGTGGTGCCTGCGGGCGACCTCTCCAAGTGGGAGTTTGCCCCGTTCAGCGGAGAAGTCAAAGACGGCTGGATTTTGGGCCGTGGCGCCTCCGACATGAAAGGCGGCCTGGCTGGGCTGATTTTTGCCGCGACGATTTTGCAGCGACTGGGGATCGAACTGCCGGGACAACTGATTTTGGCGATCGTGCCCGATGAGGAGACAGGCGGCGCGCTGGGCGTACCGTGGATTTTGGAGCGCAAGCTGGTCGAAGGCGACGGCTGCCTGATTGCCGAGCCGTCCTCGCCGCACAATCCGACTTTGGGGCAAAAGGGCTCCTGCTGGTTCCAGCTTACGGTCAAAGGCAAACCGGCACATGGCAGCCTGGGTCCGATTGCCGGAAAAAACGCGATCATGGACGCGATTCGCGCAATCGAACGGATTCGTACCGTCTGGGATTATCCCGTCGTCATTCCGGATGAAGTCAAGGAACTGGTGAAGGTGTCCAAGGAGTACATGCTCGGCACCGAGCGGGAACCGTACCAGGACGTGCTGGAGCGCGTCTCTTGCAACATCGGGACGATTGAGGGCGGGACAAAAGCGAATGTCGTGCCGGACACTTGCACGGTAGAAGTGGACTGCCGCCTGCCGTTCGGCGTGACGCGAGCGGAAGTCATGGGCTACATCACCAGCCAGTTGGACGAGCTGGACATCGACTATGAAATCGTGCCGATGGGAACGCAAAGCCACGCCAACTACACCTCGCCTGACGACCCGGTCTGCCGGGCGATTGTCGACAACATCACGTACGTGACAGGCGAGCACGCTTTTGGCGTTCAGCAGTGGGCGAGCAGCGATGCCCGACATTTCCGCGCGTACGACATTCCGGTCCTGCAATACGGTCCGGCGTACTTGCCGAGCATCCATAATTTCAACGAAAAAGTGCTGGTGGAGGATGTCATCCGCTGCGCGAAGGTGTACGTAGCGGCTGCCATCGACTTTTTGTACGAGCAAAACTGA
- a CDS encoding IclR family transcriptional regulator — translation MLKTLDQSLKLLQLFTKEKPEWGARELAKEVGLNHANVFRVLSTFEANRFLEKDPKTKKYSLGIRLWELGLTMRESFHVSRLIRPILQRMMEESGESIFLTCLDEDEALTLDALEPDNVVKYSVSVGSRAPLFVGASYRSIMAYLPQEQIERIILQGLRQYTKNTIADPDKLREELVHIRENGWAISTGEYTPDVLAIACPLFHYDGHVMGSLTISGPIYRMSEEKKAKYMDILMRGKQEIDEIVQNYRVDLSRYYLFG, via the coding sequence GTGTTAAAAACGTTGGATCAATCACTCAAATTGTTACAGCTTTTCACGAAAGAAAAACCGGAGTGGGGAGCCAGGGAACTCGCCAAGGAAGTCGGTTTGAATCACGCCAATGTATTCCGCGTATTGTCTACGTTCGAAGCCAATCGCTTTCTGGAAAAAGATCCCAAGACCAAAAAATACTCATTAGGCATTCGCTTGTGGGAGCTTGGACTGACAATGAGAGAGTCGTTCCATGTATCACGACTGATTCGGCCTATTTTGCAACGAATGATGGAAGAGTCGGGAGAATCCATTTTCCTGACTTGCCTGGACGAAGATGAGGCACTGACCCTCGATGCGCTGGAGCCGGACAACGTCGTGAAATACTCCGTGTCCGTCGGCAGCCGGGCGCCGCTGTTCGTGGGGGCCTCGTATCGCTCGATCATGGCCTACTTGCCGCAGGAGCAAATCGAGCGAATCATTTTGCAGGGCCTGCGGCAGTACACGAAAAATACGATTGCCGATCCGGACAAACTGCGCGAGGAGCTTGTGCATATTCGCGAAAACGGCTGGGCGATCAGCACGGGCGAATACACGCCGGACGTTTTGGCCATCGCTTGTCCGCTGTTCCATTACGACGGACATGTGATGGGCTCGTTGACGATCTCCGGCCCGATTTACCGGATGAGCGAGGAGAAAAAAGCAAAGTACATGGACATCCTGATGCGGGGCAAACAGGAAATCGACGAGATTGTCCAAAACTACCGCGTGGATCTTTCCCGCTACTATTTGTTTGGCTAG
- a CDS encoding HsmA family protein, whose amino-acid sequence MLVWAVLFINLALVTYTIGVWAERRSRELAWGHFAFFCLGLVFDTVGTAFMKLLADGAPLNLHGITGLAALILMFLHTAWAGFVLWKKQDSQRKQFHKFSLFVWILWLIPYSIGVALSFLNG is encoded by the coding sequence TTGCTGGTATGGGCTGTACTCTTCATCAATCTGGCACTGGTTACGTACACGATCGGCGTCTGGGCGGAACGCCGCTCCAGGGAGCTTGCCTGGGGGCACTTCGCCTTTTTCTGTCTGGGGCTTGTGTTCGACACGGTCGGGACGGCCTTCATGAAGCTTTTGGCTGACGGCGCCCCTTTGAATTTGCACGGCATCACCGGATTGGCTGCGCTCATCCTGATGTTTTTGCACACCGCCTGGGCAGGCTTCGTCCTGTGGAAAAAGCAAGACAGCCAGCGTAAGCAGTTTCACAAATTCAGCCTGTTTGTCTGGATTCTTTGGCTGATTCCGTACTCCATCGGTGTCGCCTTGAGCTTTCTCAACGGCTAG
- a CDS encoding D-cysteine desulfhydrase produces MKPIRYERRTYTPGPTPIERLDRLSQELGGPTISIKRDDLLGLTAGGNKTRKLEYLVADAIRQGADTLITCGAVQSNHCRLTLAAAVREGLRCQLVLSAPETGDYNPQASGNHLLFHLLGAEKIEVVPADKDLLAEMDVLAESLRKAGRKPYLIPVGGSNEVGSLGYMACAEEIEQQAWESCTPYDYVVTATGSGGTQAGLIAGFAARQSGTKVIGVNVSRDRAAQEAKVLELLQRTAATVGLTGQIQPEWVQCEDRFVGPGYAIPTEEMVEAVQLVARTEGILLDPVYTGKAMAGLIGLVREGRFGRDDHVLFLHTGGSPALYTAPELFLPKK; encoded by the coding sequence ATGAAGCCAATTCGCTATGAGCGCAGAACATATACGCCAGGACCGACGCCGATCGAGCGTCTGGACAGGCTGTCGCAGGAGTTGGGCGGACCGACGATTTCGATCAAGCGCGACGATTTGCTCGGCTTGACCGCTGGCGGCAACAAGACGCGCAAGCTGGAATATTTGGTCGCCGACGCGATCAGGCAGGGAGCGGACACGCTGATTACGTGCGGAGCCGTCCAATCGAACCATTGCCGCCTGACATTGGCCGCGGCGGTTCGCGAAGGATTGCGCTGCCAGCTTGTTTTGTCCGCGCCCGAGACAGGCGATTACAATCCGCAGGCGAGCGGAAACCACCTGCTGTTCCATTTGCTGGGCGCTGAAAAAATCGAAGTCGTTCCCGCAGACAAAGATTTGCTGGCAGAGATGGACGTGCTCGCCGAAAGCTTGCGAAAAGCGGGGAGAAAGCCGTACCTGATTCCGGTTGGCGGCTCCAACGAGGTCGGCTCGCTCGGCTACATGGCGTGCGCGGAGGAAATCGAGCAGCAGGCGTGGGAGAGCTGCACGCCATACGATTACGTCGTGACGGCAACAGGCAGCGGCGGGACGCAGGCAGGGCTGATTGCCGGGTTCGCAGCGAGGCAGTCTGGCACGAAGGTGATTGGCGTCAACGTCAGCCGCGACCGTGCCGCCCAAGAGGCGAAGGTGCTGGAGCTTTTGCAGCGCACAGCCGCGACCGTCGGCCTCACGGGGCAGATTCAGCCGGAGTGGGTGCAGTGCGAGGACAGGTTTGTCGGGCCAGGCTACGCGATTCCGACAGAGGAAATGGTCGAGGCTGTACAGCTTGTCGCCCGGACGGAAGGGATTTTGCTGGACCCGGTCTACACGGGCAAAGCGATGGCCGGCCTGATCGGGCTTGTCCGCGAAGGGCGCTTTGGCCGGGACGATCACGTGCTGTTCCTGCACACAGGCGGCTCTCCCGCGCTGTACACGGCGCCGGAGCTGTTTTTGCCGAAGAAGTGA